A region from the Acidiferrobacter sp. SPIII_3 genome encodes:
- a CDS encoding copper resistance CopC family protein, giving the protein MRRAALTTLLALLLPIAAYAHAFPDRSRPRVGATVKTAPHHVRIWFDAGLEALFCSLTVKNAAGQVVSEGRGHVVSGSHDRLLETTVKPLAPGKYRVYWSVVAVDGHHTEGHYMFRVGG; this is encoded by the coding sequence ATGAGACGCGCCGCCCTGACCACGCTCCTCGCCCTGCTGCTCCCCATCGCCGCCTACGCGCATGCCTTTCCGGATCGATCCCGACCACGCGTAGGGGCCACCGTGAAGACCGCGCCCCACCATGTGCGCATCTGGTTCGACGCCGGGCTCGAGGCGCTCTTTTGTTCGCTCACCGTGAAAAACGCAGCCGGCCAGGTGGTCAGTGAAGGACGTGGCCACGTCGTCTCGGGGAGCCACGACCGGCTGCTGGAAACGACCGTCAAGCCCCTGGCGCCTGGCAAATACCGGGTCTACTGGAGCGTCGTGGCGGTCGACGGCCATCACACCGAGGGTCATTACATGTTCCGTGTCGGGGGTTAA
- the kdpA gene encoding potassium-transporting ATPase subunit KdpA — translation MISALESTIAVVLVTLILAIPLGRYMARVYAGESFFATRWLGPVERGFYRLCGIPPDDEMDWKRYAFALIVFSLLSTVFLYALLLVQQGLPLNPEHLPDLSAALSFNTAASFLTATDWQAYAGESTMSYLSQMLGLGAQMFLAPAEGLAIALVIIRGLVGVRTGTLGNFWVDMTRSILYILLPLSILFALVLIAQGAPQTLNSYVHAHLIAAFRHDHREVMHQTIALGPVASQEAIKMLGNNGGGFFNVSSAHPFENPTAFTNFLQMVAMILIPAAVVIMFGHMVRDRRQGALVMGVMLALFLPLALVSQHFELLGNPTLHRLPITAANHAVDAGGGNMVGVEDRFGVANSALFGSLATATSTGTGNSAFDSFMPVSGLVNLFFMQLGEIVFGGVGTGLATILAFLIFAVFLGGLMIGRTPEYLGKKIESFEITMASLSILVMPLLVLIGTAVAVSFAAGRASTFNPGPQGFSEILYAFTSASSDNGSAFAGLNADTGFYNTALGLCILVGRYGSYLPLMAMAASLAGKPRIPGSPGTLATHGPLFGTLVIGVILLVGALNFFPALALGPIVEQLTPA, via the coding sequence ATGATTTCCGCCCTTGAAAGCACCATAGCCGTCGTACTCGTCACCCTCATCCTGGCCATTCCGCTCGGGCGCTACATGGCGCGCGTCTATGCCGGCGAGTCGTTTTTTGCCACCCGATGGCTCGGTCCGGTCGAACGCGGTTTCTACCGCCTCTGCGGCATACCCCCCGACGATGAGATGGATTGGAAACGCTACGCCTTTGCACTCATTGTCTTCAGTCTTCTTAGCACCGTATTTCTCTATGCCCTCCTGCTCGTGCAGCAGGGCCTGCCCTTGAACCCGGAACACCTCCCCGACCTTTCGGCGGCGTTGTCCTTCAATACCGCCGCAAGTTTCCTTACGGCCACGGACTGGCAGGCCTACGCCGGGGAATCGACCATGAGCTATCTCTCGCAGATGCTGGGGCTCGGGGCGCAGATGTTCCTGGCCCCGGCCGAGGGTCTTGCGATCGCGCTGGTGATCATCCGCGGCCTCGTCGGGGTTCGCACCGGGACCCTGGGGAATTTCTGGGTCGATATGACCCGTAGCATACTTTACATTCTTTTGCCGCTATCTATCCTCTTTGCGCTGGTCCTGATCGCGCAAGGGGCGCCCCAGACCCTAAACTCCTACGTGCACGCCCATCTCATCGCCGCCTTCCGGCACGACCATAGGGAGGTCATGCATCAGACCATCGCGCTCGGGCCGGTGGCATCACAGGAAGCGATCAAGATGCTTGGCAACAACGGTGGCGGCTTTTTCAACGTGAGTTCGGCGCACCCCTTCGAGAATCCGACCGCGTTTACAAACTTTCTGCAGATGGTGGCCATGATCCTGATCCCCGCGGCCGTGGTCATCATGTTTGGCCATATGGTTCGCGATCGACGGCAAGGCGCGCTCGTCATGGGCGTGATGCTGGCATTGTTTCTGCCGCTTGCACTCGTAAGCCAACATTTCGAACTTTTGGGCAATCCCACCCTTCATCGCCTCCCGATAACCGCCGCCAACCATGCCGTGGACGCCGGTGGCGGCAATATGGTGGGCGTCGAGGATCGGTTCGGGGTCGCCAATTCCGCGCTCTTTGGCAGTCTCGCCACAGCCACCTCGACAGGTACCGGCAACAGCGCCTTTGACTCGTTCATGCCGGTCTCGGGCCTCGTCAACCTCTTCTTCATGCAGCTGGGCGAGATCGTATTCGGCGGCGTGGGCACGGGGCTTGCCACGATCCTCGCATTCCTGATATTCGCGGTCTTTCTAGGCGGCCTCATGATCGGACGCACACCCGAATACCTCGGCAAAAAGATCGAGTCCTTTGAGATCACCATGGCCTCGCTCTCGATCCTGGTGATGCCGCTCCTGGTGCTGATCGGGACCGCCGTCGCGGTATCGTTCGCAGCCGGCCGCGCCAGCACCTTCAATCCCGGACCCCAGGGCTTCAGCGAGATCCTCTACGCCTTCACCAGCGCCTCCAGCGACAACGGCAGCGCGTTCGCCGGATTGAACGCCGACACCGGCTTTTATAATACGGCGCTCGGCCTATGCATCCTGGTCGGTCGCTATGGGAGCTATCTGCCGCTCATGGCCATGGCGGCCTCATTGGCCGGCAAGCCGCGTATCCCCGGAAGCCCGGGCACGCTTGCGACACACGGACCGCTGTTTGGGACCCTTGTCATCGGTGTCATTCTGCTCGTGGGGGCACTTAACTTCTTCCCGGCCTTGGCCCTTGGCCCCATAGTCGAGCAGCTGACCCCCGCCTAG
- a CDS encoding copper resistance D family protein, giving the protein MPSHLPYIAISAFDIMALAAVIGALATGLWIIPEGARESFHRRLWRLTGLSLGALTVSSVVLLVGRTLEMSRQSMRHVGHWLPLVMRETSFGHIWMVRPIMLLVAWAAWFIGRRPARHRAAYGILLATAIIAFTRSATGHPADQGQWTAPEWVDFVHLMAASVWAGGLFAMTVAIFPFLPKARLSTPVRLALVERLSSLAALALAGILVTGVLSAYHYLGGFRPLFHSPYGHILLVKLALVAVAIALGAANRFVFVPRIRAAQPASPTLAAPTREADERAFSHLARSVAIETGFLGAALVAAAVLLHGMPPSEMAHTIGGSMAQASQPAGRFEFTRFEDSRGTPMAPAISTIRYGVLRRNAADMDDSGRPRSHFDQMSL; this is encoded by the coding sequence ATGCCGTCCCATCTGCCCTATATCGCCATCAGCGCCTTTGACATCATGGCGCTCGCGGCTGTCATCGGCGCGCTTGCCACCGGTCTGTGGATCATCCCCGAGGGGGCCCGTGAGTCCTTCCATCGCCGTCTGTGGCGCCTGACCGGGTTGAGCCTGGGGGCGCTTACGGTGAGCAGTGTCGTGCTGCTCGTCGGGCGCACCCTCGAGATGAGCCGCCAATCCATGCGCCATGTCGGCCACTGGCTGCCGCTGGTCATGCGCGAGACCTCTTTTGGTCACATCTGGATGGTGCGGCCCATCATGCTGCTTGTGGCTTGGGCGGCGTGGTTCATTGGGCGCAGGCCCGCCCGCCACCGCGCCGCTTATGGCATCCTGCTGGCCACCGCCATCATCGCCTTTACACGCAGCGCGACCGGCCATCCCGCGGATCAGGGGCAATGGACGGCGCCCGAATGGGTGGATTTCGTGCACCTCATGGCGGCCTCGGTCTGGGCCGGGGGGCTATTTGCCATGACCGTTGCCATATTCCCGTTTCTGCCCAAGGCACGGCTGTCGACACCCGTGCGCCTCGCCTTGGTGGAAAGACTTTCGTCACTAGCCGCGCTCGCGCTGGCCGGCATCCTCGTAACGGGCGTCCTGTCCGCCTATCACTACCTCGGCGGATTCCGGCCGCTCTTTCATTCCCCCTACGGGCACATACTGCTGGTCAAGCTCGCGCTGGTCGCGGTCGCCATAGCGCTCGGCGCCGCCAACCGCTTTGTGTTCGTACCGAGGATCCGCGCCGCCCAGCCGGCGTCGCCAACCCTTGCCGCGCCCACGCGCGAGGCCGACGAGCGCGCGTTTTCGCACCTCGCGCGCTCGGTGGCGATTGAGACCGGCTTCCTGGGGGCGGCGCTGGTGGCCGCCGCAGTGCTCTTGCATGGCATGCCGCCTAGCGAGATGGCGCACACGATCGGCGGCAGCATGGCGCAGGCCAGTCAGCCGGCGGGGCGTTTCGAGTTCACGCGCTTCGAGGACTCACGCGGCACGCCCATGGCCCCGGCCATTTCCACCATCCGTTATGGCGTTTTGCGCCGCAACGCCGCGGACATGGATGATAGCGGCAGGCCCCGGTCACACTTCGATCAAATGTCCCTGTAA
- a CDS encoding SRPBCC family protein, giving the protein MDNTEYSDRIERSVVIQASRGRVWRALTSAEEFGRWFGVDLKGQTFVAGQQTRGQTIYPGYEHMKFDVVVERIEAMDVFSFRWHPYAVDPTVDYSQEPATLVTFTLTEAPRNGTLLAVVESGFDHVPAHRRLEAFGMNSRAWEYQMNNIGQYIATYPGEQGRR; this is encoded by the coding sequence ATGGATAACACCGAATACTCCGACCGCATCGAGCGTAGTGTGGTCATTCAGGCCTCGCGCGGGCGGGTATGGCGCGCGCTCACGAGCGCGGAGGAGTTCGGGCGCTGGTTTGGCGTCGACCTGAAGGGCCAGACCTTCGTGGCCGGGCAGCAGACGCGGGGACAGACCATCTACCCCGGATACGAGCATATGAAGTTCGATGTGGTCGTCGAGCGCATCGAGGCGATGGACGTGTTCTCCTTTCGCTGGCATCCCTACGCCGTTGATCCCACCGTGGACTACTCGCAGGAGCCGGCGACGCTCGTGACTTTCACGCTCACAGAGGCCCCGCGTAATGGCACCCTGCTGGCGGTTGTGGAGTCCGGATTTGACCATGTGCCCGCGCATCGCCGTCTGGAGGCATTTGGCATGAATAGTCGTGCGTGGGAGTACCAGATGAATAACATCGGGCAATATATCGCCACCTACCCAGGAGAACAAGGTCGTCGTTGA
- a CDS encoding site-specific integrase — MATSQARLLAAAQSYGNGEIALAITWAIETAMRRGETVAMRWEHWDRKARVFLLTETKNGTARRVPLSTAAIAVLEGLPKQLDGRVFGVHSASISRAFAATCKAAGIEGLTFHDLRHEATSRLFEKGLNPMEVAAITGHKTLQMLKRYTHLRAEDLVGRLG, encoded by the coding sequence TTGGCGACGAGCCAAGCCCGTCTCCTGGCGGCCGCTCAAAGCTATGGTAATGGCGAGATCGCCCTTGCCATCACGTGGGCGATAGAGACCGCCATGCGTCGGGGGGAGACCGTCGCCATGCGGTGGGAACACTGGGATCGTAAGGCGCGCGTTTTTCTGCTCACGGAGACCAAGAACGGGACGGCGCGGCGGGTACCACTGTCCACAGCCGCTATAGCGGTTCTGGAGGGCTTGCCCAAGCAGCTCGATGGCCGTGTTTTCGGTGTCCACTCGGCGTCTATAAGCCGCGCCTTTGCCGCAACCTGCAAAGCCGCTGGCATCGAGGGCCTGACCTTCCATGATCTGCGCCATGAGGCGACCTCGCGGCTCTTTGAGAAGGGATTGAACCCCATGGAGGTCGCGGCCATTACGGGACACAAGACCCTCCAGATGCTCAAGAGGTATACTCATTTGCGCGCCGAGGATCTGGTGGGGAGGTTAGGGTGA
- a CDS encoding glycoside hydrolase family protein, with protein MADSHVPDELIAQLQQDEGLRLAAYQDALGHWTIGYGHTPSRPGMTWTQDQALAMLRADCAAALRDVDRVLPWARRLGTVRHAVFVNMAFNMGIGRLNDFHRALAAARRGDHEACARHMQDSLWAQQVGDRARRLARQMRTNEWVLAHPLPRP; from the coding sequence ATGGCTGACAGCCATGTGCCAGATGAGTTGATCGCGCAACTCCAGCAAGACGAGGGCCTGCGCCTGGCCGCCTATCAGGACGCGCTCGGGCACTGGACCATCGGCTATGGCCACACGCCATCGCGCCCGGGCATGACCTGGACGCAAGATCAGGCACTCGCGATGCTGCGCGCCGATTGCGCGGCCGCCTTGCGCGACGTGGATCGGGTCTTACCATGGGCCAGAAGGCTCGGCACTGTGCGCCACGCGGTATTCGTCAACATGGCCTTCAACATGGGTATAGGGCGGCTTAACGATTTTCACCGGGCCCTAGCGGCGGCCCGTCGCGGCGACCACGAGGCCTGCGCCCGCCATATGCAAGACAGCCTGTGGGCCCAACAGGTCGGGGATCGCGCGCGCCGGCTCGCGCGCCAGATGCGCACGAATGAATGGGTGCTGGCACATCCGCTGCCCAGGCCCTAA